One window from the genome of Borrelia puertoricensis encodes:
- a CDS encoding BlyB family putative holin accessory protein, translating into MKLSTAKLSVDILNNFTEIIKNNHHGKNTATYINIFTKVVNYFYALYEASIYQMEGREAIKLLSEIEEILRINIEIIENSIDSDELSKYTSQLRAKRNKIMSTYIKMLKEA; encoded by the coding sequence ATGAAATTAAGCACTGCTAAATTAAGTGTTGATATTTTAAATAACTTTACCGAAATTATTAAAAATAATCATCACGGGAAAAATACTGCTACTTACATCAACATTTTTACTAAAGTGGTTAATTATTTTTACGCTCTATATGAGGCTAGCATATACCAAATGGAAGGGAGGGAGGCTATTAAACTACTTTCTGAAATTGAGGAGATACTAAGGATTAACATTGAAATTATAGAAAATTCTATTGACTCTGATGAGCTTTCAAAATACACATCTCAACTTAGAGCTAAACGTAACAAGATAATGAGTACTTACATCAAAATGTTAAAGGAGGCATAA
- a CDS encoding BlyA family holin, which yields MNELDNNLLNFLLQLININEVKLVIIAAFILSLGLIFKPAIKDILTILASKIKTRVKDTDKGEDL from the coding sequence TTGAATGAACTTGATAATAATTTATTAAATTTTTTACTTCAACTAATTAACATCAATGAAGTTAAGTTAGTTATTATTGCTGCATTTATCTTAAGTCTTGGGCTGATTTTCAAGCCAGCAATTAAAGATATACTAACTATTTTAGCTAGTAAGATAAAAACACGTGTTAAAGACACAGATAAAGGAGAAGACTTATGA
- a CDS encoding DUF685 domain-containing protein, translated as MSTQAQESVVKHDDTIEIKNLNKVTKLEPTNLLVLDDGFSSCHAITLDNFHKDLHTKIFIDDGDRKNDFKQVIKTLIANELLGDSNFINQVYSQVLTKFLNDDSSSISKTYSKVVEKLNNNESSVMDSIISKVTNKFESNLPEDNLSKSHYLIGLYYSSLKKIPVQEYLTGISNSFSVSSTTTIRATSYNSSDDYYRNTVYMSSLKYGRYVFKLGSTSTSNHEEIIIQTDSSYDDTPIYLIVKVDAISNSTAQSNKEVSIKYSYSSKRTLFRLSSVHGGTGFNGNILEGWYMQKNVSGSPLLVKL; from the coding sequence ATGTCAACTCAAGCACAAGAGAGTGTTGTAAAACACGATGATACAATTGAGATTAAAAATCTAAATAAAGTAACCAAACTTGAACCTACTAATCTTTTGGTTCTAGATGATGGGTTTTCTAGTTGTCATGCCATTACTCTTGATAACTTCCATAAAGACTTACATACAAAAATATTTATTGATGATGGCGATCGAAAGAATGATTTCAAACAAGTTATCAAAACACTAATTGCCAATGAATTACTAGGTGACTCCAACTTTATAAACCAAGTTTATAGTCAAGTACTTACCAAATTTTTAAATGATGACTCTAGTAGTATTTCAAAGACATATAGTAAAGTTGTAGAAAAACTTAACAATAATGAATCTAGTGTTATGGACAGTATTATAAGTAAAGTTACAAATAAATTTGAATCTAACTTACCTGAAGATAATTTAAGCAAAAGTCATTACCTTATAGGACTTTACTACTCTAGTTTAAAGAAAATCCCAGTACAAGAATATCTAACTGGTATTAGTAATAGTTTTAGTGTAAGTAGTACTACTACAATAAGAGCAACTAGTTATAATAGTAGTGACGATTATTATAGAAACACTGTGTACATGTCTAGTTTAAAATATGGACGTTATGTTTTTAAACTTGGATCCACATCCACATCTAACCATGAAGAAATTATTATACAAACAGACAGTTCATATGATGATACTCCTATATATTTAATTGTAAAAGTTGATGCAATCTCTAATTCAACTGCTCAATCTAACAAAGAAGTAAGCATAAAATATAGCTATTCTTCAAAACGAACCCTATTTAGGCTTTCAAGTGTACACGGCGGTACAGGTTTTAATGGAAATATTTTAGAGGGTTGGTATATGCAAAAGAATGTGAGTGGCTCTCCTTTACTTGTGAAGCTATAA
- a CDS encoding DUF735 family protein, with amino-acid sequence MVNIPTFLKDTQVEKIINTELVFINKIIKEIKELIANFEDTHASEHLNSRFIAFWLSDILQIIYSTNQTLDTLAKNIDSVLFALRHIGTHESFIKLFKAFLNVDIVPTTLEPGVINIKLKSHIKTNVIVFIVGSTPKATPYKKIIFRTKENGQIFKKAWTMTLLPKGYEHSIYAFIKKLIPIGRVLKIQNHEGKFVREFKG; translated from the coding sequence ATGGTAAATATACCTACATTTCTTAAAGACACCCAAGTTGAAAAAATAATAAATACTGAACTGGTGTTTATAAATAAAATCATAAAAGAAATTAAAGAGCTTATTGCTAATTTTGAAGATACTCATGCTAGCGAGCATTTAAATTCAAGATTCATAGCGTTTTGGTTATCTGATATACTACAAATTATTTACTCAACCAACCAAACACTTGACACACTTGCTAAAAATATTGATAGTGTGCTGTTTGCTCTACGTCATATTGGAACACATGAATCATTTATAAAACTATTTAAGGCTTTTCTTAATGTTGATATTGTGCCTACTACCTTAGAACCTGGTGTTATTAATATCAAACTTAAGAGTCATATTAAAACTAATGTTATCGTATTTATTGTAGGTAGTACTCCAAAAGCCACCCCATATAAAAAAATTATATTCAGGACTAAAGAGAATGGGCAAATCTTTAAAAAAGCTTGGACTATGACCTTGCTTCCTAAAGGATATGAGCATTCAATTTATGCATTTATCAAAAAACTGATTCCCATTGGAAGGGTACTTAAGATACAAAACCATGAGGGTAAATTCGTCAGAGAATTTAAAGGATAA
- a CDS encoding DUF276 domain-containing protein (DUF276 is restricted to Borreliella and related spirochetes.), whose translation MSILFDPDFGTLKQDIQQIINTKREYLKDMYGITINNDPTSIYNIIASSLAIKEYELIGEVNKLFSLLKPDAPYWREIQKHISIKSTTYDAIKSALLNLNGISNVNIKSTAGKASIYLILDDLMMSEDKSQITNSNLKALIWETLYLTCPVGTVFEGDILIDGINSQNQKIDYKVSIGKRKYAYLKSKYKVNLENHIYLNIDSKIREIYTRIKNNNYTDMGISFEYQDFFAPVNEIKGVHCIDISIAIKDNLEVKITDINTSEFKQNENIQIQANEILDLNFNADRLLIDISS comes from the coding sequence ATGAGTATTCTCTTTGATCCTGACTTTGGAACTTTAAAACAGGATATACAACAAATAATTAATACCAAACGTGAATATTTAAAAGACATGTATGGAATTACAATTAATAATGACCCCACATCAATTTACAATATCATTGCAAGCTCACTTGCAATAAAAGAATATGAACTTATAGGTGAGGTTAACAAATTATTTTCTCTTCTTAAACCAGATGCTCCTTATTGGAGAGAGATACAAAAACATATAAGCATTAAAAGTACTACCTATGATGCTATAAAGAGTGCATTACTAAATCTTAATGGAATTAGTAATGTCAATATTAAAAGCACAGCCGGAAAGGCTAGTATTTACCTAATATTAGATGACTTGATGATGAGTGAAGATAAGAGTCAAATTACAAACTCTAATCTTAAAGCATTAATTTGGGAGACACTTTATCTTACATGTCCTGTTGGTACAGTTTTTGAAGGCGATATTCTCATAGATGGAATTAATAGCCAAAACCAAAAAATTGATTACAAAGTATCAATTGGCAAACGCAAGTACGCATATCTTAAGAGTAAATACAAAGTCAATCTTGAAAATCACATATATTTGAACATTGACTCTAAAATTAGAGAAATTTATACTCGAATTAAAAATAATAACTACACAGATATGGGAATCAGTTTTGAATATCAAGATTTCTTTGCTCCTGTTAATGAAATTAAAGGTGTTCATTGCATTGACATCTCCATTGCTATAAAAGATAACCTGGAGGTAAAAATTACTGATATTAATACAAGTGAGTTCAAGCAAAATGAGAATATTCAAATTCAAGCAAATGAAATTTTAGATCTCAACTTTAATGCTGATCGCTTGCTAATTGATATCTCTTCATAA
- a CDS encoding DUF777 family protein, with product MNLNYEIYRMNSQMKGSALTQEEIKLWIYRNIFISRLGIIKSFNPSTQEGVVLLSGETDLEIKTRNISNMHFNLSEGESVILLQSSINLFNEDDDNYFDKNYFYILKPINMQNATIKVNDFAIDIQHPIDIKANNTSLKAVLEEIVSCLYNLRVTGQSVVDPSFYSNLTKITTKINMLLK from the coding sequence ATGAACTTGAATTATGAAATATACAGAATGAATAGCCAAATGAAAGGTTCAGCACTAACACAAGAAGAGATCAAACTATGGATTTACAGAAACATCTTTATCTCTAGGCTAGGAATAATTAAATCTTTCAACCCCTCTACACAAGAAGGTGTAGTTTTACTCTCTGGAGAGACAGATTTAGAGATTAAAACACGAAATATATCAAATATGCACTTTAATCTTAGCGAAGGTGAGAGTGTTATCCTTCTTCAAAGTAGTATTAACCTTTTTAATGAGGATGATGATAATTATTTTGATAAAAACTATTTCTATATTCTAAAGCCTATTAATATGCAAAATGCTACTATCAAAGTTAATGACTTTGCAATTGACATACAACACCCAATAGACATTAAAGCTAATAATACAAGTTTAAAGGCAGTACTAGAAGAGATTGTCTCTTGTCTATACAATTTAAGGGTTACTGGACAATCAGTCGTTGATCCTAGTTTTTACAGTAATCTTACAAAGATTACAACTAAGATAAATATGTTACTTAAATAG
- a CDS encoding DUF693 family protein, which yields MDLRLIKYDFKIEFYNLSQTSTSEEKPKIIIKTEDGIHIDISISDIYSSNNYVCAKRSKLTLWNLSLDFTRNVNEGDIVKIFYKKFADSRDYDFIMSGYLGVPMSTDYDTGDFSVDLEVHLSTKSNYFNRKLDINQFQGMSVENAISIAFPNRHIINMSYADRTKIIDESFCANTPLEFIEKITKKYVQSVRTDIIPKDQRQIIKESTLGLEHVECNYIFTNATPEAGHTNYLLLEDFGLHFIPQQEIAIGSTRNIRLIYWNAKIMYTHKLKVGDRVKFLDSLGSEVKSSIIETSAALSNTGECSLTLKLYDDSNYLNIKGEAK from the coding sequence ATGGATCTCAGGCTTATCAAATACGACTTTAAAATCGAATTTTATAACCTAAGTCAAACTAGCACATCAGAAGAAAAACCTAAAATCATAATTAAAACTGAAGACGGTATACACATTGACATATCAATATCTGATATTTACTCAAGCAATAATTATGTGTGTGCAAAGAGAAGCAAGCTAACTCTTTGGAACTTATCTCTTGATTTTACTCGTAATGTAAATGAAGGAGATATTGTAAAGATATTTTATAAAAAATTTGCTGACTCTAGAGATTATGATTTTATTATGTCAGGGTATTTAGGTGTTCCTATGAGTACTGATTATGATACTGGTGATTTTAGTGTTGATCTTGAAGTTCATCTGTCAACAAAAAGTAATTATTTCAATCGCAAACTTGACATAAATCAATTTCAAGGCATGAGTGTAGAGAATGCCATCTCTATAGCATTTCCTAATAGACATATAATCAATATGAGTTATGCTGATAGAACAAAAATTATAGATGAGAGTTTTTGTGCAAATACTCCTCTTGAGTTTATTGAAAAGATAACTAAAAAGTATGTTCAAAGTGTTAGAACAGATATTATACCTAAAGATCAAAGACAAATTATTAAAGAATCAACTCTAGGACTTGAGCATGTTGAGTGTAATTATATCTTTACTAACGCAACACCTGAAGCTGGACATACAAATTATTTACTACTTGAAGATTTTGGTCTTCACTTTATCCCGCAACAAGAAATTGCTATCGGAAGTACCCGCAATATAAGACTTATATATTGGAATGCCAAGATTATGTATACACACAAACTAAAAGTTGGTGATAGGGTCAAATTTCTAGACTCTCTGGGGAGTGAAGTTAAGAGTAGCATTATAGAGACTAGTGCTGCTTTAAGCAATACTGGTGAGTGCTCACTTACCTTGAAGCTTTATGATGACTCTAATTATTTAAATATCAAAGGAGAAGCTAAATAA
- a CDS encoding DUF792 family protein, translated as MISQFTTDFTYKYKDTAPLKATLDPLNLTPSQITNILKETFNEISTVFMAYNFLSLCPRMDFKGLGYVPQGFFILPKSELISTTYTTTCSKRPVIDYYTRKAEYVSYNPTFTGEVITLNNAVLTSAYKELLNFSTSTAFGKLIFPHTSNLAKQQLVNRVQESVPFSLYSPTLGFRSIVAITSLTLKDTVYLDEVEISLTLEVLKTFNVYKG; from the coding sequence ATGATATCACAATTTACAACTGATTTTACTTATAAATACAAAGACACAGCACCCCTAAAGGCAACCCTAGACCCTTTAAATCTTACACCATCACAAATAACAAATATTCTTAAAGAAACATTTAATGAAATCTCTACTGTGTTTATGGCATATAATTTCTTAAGTTTATGTCCAAGGATGGACTTTAAAGGACTTGGATATGTCCCTCAAGGGTTCTTCATTTTACCTAAAAGTGAACTAATTAGCACAACTTACACCACAACATGTTCAAAACGTCCTGTAATTGACTATTATACACGTAAAGCTGAATATGTAAGCTACAATCCAACTTTTACTGGCGAAGTTATCACACTAAATAATGCTGTATTAACTAGTGCTTATAAGGAACTGCTTAATTTTTCAACCAGTACGGCTTTTGGAAAGTTAATTTTTCCTCATACTAGTAATTTAGCAAAACAACAACTGGTTAACAGAGTGCAAGAGAGTGTACCATTTAGCCTCTACAGCCCAACTCTAGGGTTTAGAAGCATAGTTGCAATTACATCTCTTACCCTTAAAGACACAGTATACCTTGATGAGGTTGAAATTAGTCTCACATTAGAAGTTCTTAAAACATTTAATGTATATAAAGGATAA
- a CDS encoding DUF759 family protein produces MNTTKFTIKFKGVLDHASTRKSLESDISKLERLIKPKRSHLKSTKDILKHNLYEKKRELSKQNKYERLREGVEKFRLSETKKLIKLGYTFENARRKAFKHSLMSTKELRRLEYEDLKRGGHKEIALNKTVQSSILKGASILKIAAGTALGNAVSSGASGIFSYAKKSLEDNAKLSKTHSITSKVFTEGEKKSLSGMLKGISGFERDLEREDFLNLAGIIRKELVFLGQNNESNLKKAVEFAAKLKSTGVVDDTNSATKAVVEFLQGKSGPLYDIMSSFKEFTGKYNERAAMEYDILAPGQALDYRSHKLKEVINDWNSLKFPTYSSSSEEAKSSLEKLNDTGSKLTAKVLEPLVTSLNKILDWALTFNFQTHVTDPLIKGIKSIFSLDALIARLKAILPKFLGGDGGKSLDKLKTEEDSSIRTP; encoded by the coding sequence ATGAACACAACAAAATTTACAATTAAATTTAAAGGTGTACTTGATCACGCATCAACTCGCAAATCTTTAGAGAGCGACATTTCTAAACTAGAACGTTTAATTAAACCTAAGCGATCACATCTAAAGAGTACTAAGGATATATTAAAACACAATTTATATGAGAAGAAACGTGAACTATCTAAACAAAACAAATATGAACGTTTAAGGGAGGGTGTAGAAAAGTTTAGACTCAGTGAGACTAAAAAACTCATTAAGCTTGGATACACATTTGAAAACGCTAGGCGAAAAGCATTCAAGCATTCCTTAATGTCAACTAAAGAGCTAAGACGACTAGAATATGAAGATTTGAAACGTGGAGGGCACAAAGAAATAGCACTTAACAAAACCGTTCAAAGTAGTATTCTTAAAGGCGCTAGTATTTTAAAAATCGCTGCTGGGACTGCTCTTGGAAATGCTGTTAGTAGTGGTGCTTCGGGAATATTTAGTTATGCTAAGAAATCTTTAGAAGACAATGCAAAATTAAGTAAAACACATTCAATTACTTCAAAAGTATTTACAGAAGGTGAGAAGAAATCACTAAGTGGTATGCTTAAAGGAATTTCCGGATTTGAAAGGGATTTAGAGAGAGAAGATTTCCTAAACTTGGCTGGGATAATTAGAAAAGAACTTGTATTTTTAGGTCAAAACAATGAAAGTAATCTTAAAAAGGCAGTAGAATTTGCTGCAAAGCTTAAATCTACTGGGGTTGTTGATGATACTAACTCGGCTACCAAAGCAGTAGTAGAATTCTTGCAAGGTAAAAGCGGTCCTCTTTATGACATTATGAGCTCATTTAAAGAGTTTACTGGTAAATATAATGAACGAGCCGCAATGGAATATGACATACTAGCACCAGGCCAGGCCCTTGATTACAGAAGTCATAAACTAAAGGAAGTAATTAACGATTGGAACTCACTTAAATTTCCTACTTACTCAAGCTCGAGCGAAGAGGCTAAAAGTAGCTTAGAAAAGCTTAATGACACAGGTTCAAAACTTACTGCCAAGGTATTAGAACCGTTAGTTACTTCTTTAAACAAAATACTCGATTGGGCTTTAACGTTTAATTTTCAAACACATGTTACCGACCCTTTAATAAAGGGCATTAAAAGTATTTTTTCTCTAGACGCATTAATTGCAAGACTTAAAGCAATACTTCCTAAATTTTTAGGCGGAGATGGTGGTAAGAGTCTTGATAAACTTAAAACAGAAGAAGATTCAAGTATAAGGACACCTTAA
- a CDS encoding DUF1322 family protein: MKSSSNEYIQVLHETKLEYFKLLEEIKQNKYFFPIIMGVCTLNDVKTLNYKDLMEVNKISELKLEKQIFEMFLSKGVL, encoded by the coding sequence ATGAAAAGCAGTAGTAATGAGTATATACAAGTATTACATGAAACTAAGCTTGAATATTTTAAGCTACTTGAAGAGATAAAACAAAACAAATATTTCTTTCCAATTATCATGGGTGTTTGCACTTTAAATGACGTCAAAACACTAAATTATAAAGATTTAATGGAAGTTAACAAAATATCTGAACTTAAACTTGAAAAGCAAATATTTGAAATGTTCCTTAGTAAAGGTGTATTATGA
- a CDS encoding DUF1473 family protein, with amino-acid sequence MITRYKMNILTKSKTHTFEVRVLPVYKWDSILGFSQSEGIHKLNEIKYLNEITNLMIKPGFLDEFYLILNENREYITYYKEYLQAILYSIQFDTFKSDPDFKRPNLVYLSHYLNNTSGFIQFDYIDDSWNYEEIIQNIKI; translated from the coding sequence GTGATTACACGTTACAAAATGAATATTTTAACTAAAAGTAAGACGCATACATTTGAAGTTAGAGTACTTCCTGTTTACAAGTGGGACTCTATATTAGGATTTTCACAAAGTGAAGGCATACATAAACTAAATGAAATTAAATACTTAAACGAAATTACTAATTTAATGATTAAACCTGGCTTTTTAGATGAATTTTATCTTATCTTAAATGAAAATAGAGAGTACATTACTTACTATAAAGAATATCTTCAAGCCATACTTTACTCAATTCAGTTTGATACATTCAAATCAGATCCTGACTTTAAGAGACCAAATTTAGTTTACTTAAGTCATTATCTAAATAATACTAGTGGCTTTATACAATTTGATTACATTGATGATAGTTGGAATTATGAAGAGATAATACAAAATATCAAAATATAG
- a CDS encoding DUF1463 family protein, which yields MTQCYDLRNIVFSIGGHEIQSGKLELTSEPTTRAVASSEDRGMPIVSFRDPRTIVFIFNIEVSIGTYDYKLLTKLSKDQFYNISKSKNERMLDLVFNDLEDIKIISNSAFFAEEPSRSYSVEAEKVTFEIRAVGCTVDN from the coding sequence ATGACACAATGTTATGATTTAAGAAACATAGTTTTCTCTATTGGCGGCCATGAGATTCAAAGCGGTAAGTTAGAACTTACAAGTGAACCTACAACAAGAGCGGTAGCTAGCAGTGAAGATAGAGGAATGCCTATAGTTAGCTTTAGAGACCCTAGAACCATTGTTTTCATATTCAATATTGAGGTTTCAATTGGTACTTATGATTACAAACTCCTAACAAAGCTTTCAAAAGACCAATTTTATAACATATCCAAAAGTAAAAATGAAAGAATGTTAGATTTAGTATTCAATGACCTAGAAGACATCAAAATCATATCTAACTCTGCATTTTTTGCAGAAGAACCTTCAAGAAGTTACTCTGTTGAAGCTGAAAAAGTTACTTTTGAGATAAGAGCTGTTGGATGCACAGTTGACAATTAA
- a CDS encoding DUF787 family protein: MPQDTISVNLVHSKLDINYVNYYTPLLVYKCSKIKVNTTTPKIKILNLNINSFERQIDALEKEGSNSDDEFGKEKEYLKGAIQAFFSAGDSGLKSVKLLIYKEGTESKAIKTELKDNRYTFIVLINTYVNNSDGGDGLALYKDDYTHFKDDKHFFVFATKESEVKELFKDGANSKSKIIVIHSQGDAHLHLRFISKYLHEASIFQAANPYGLKFSSLEPITDDDTISKLRNANINFYALLNETGLDGVKAFKEGVTLEGAPIDEIFTYHYIKYELTSQLIRVWNFNNRQNSKLSELQLSGKRDNAYSSAVECMLKRFIDRGVIVAYSNLKIQISPTQALKLFLSVEITYNYSMNAVLLNITAQDIQNYLNSLKET; this comes from the coding sequence ATGCCGCAAGATACAATTAGTGTGAATTTGGTACATTCTAAATTAGATATAAATTATGTAAATTACTACACACCTTTACTTGTGTACAAATGTTCCAAAATTAAAGTTAACACCACAACGCCTAAGATTAAGATATTAAACTTAAATATAAATAGCTTTGAGAGACAAATTGACGCACTTGAGAAGGAAGGTAGTAATAGTGATGATGAATTTGGTAAAGAGAAGGAATACTTAAAGGGAGCAATCCAAGCATTCTTCTCAGCAGGTGATTCTGGACTTAAATCAGTTAAACTACTCATATATAAAGAAGGAACTGAATCAAAAGCAATTAAGACAGAGCTTAAAGACAATAGATATACATTTATTGTACTTATAAACACTTACGTAAATAACAGTGATGGTGGTGATGGGCTTGCACTTTACAAAGATGATTATACACATTTTAAAGATGATAAGCACTTTTTTGTATTTGCAACAAAAGAATCTGAAGTAAAAGAGTTGTTTAAAGATGGTGCGAATTCTAAATCTAAAATTATTGTTATCCACTCACAAGGTGATGCACATCTTCACTTAAGATTTATATCTAAATACTTACATGAAGCTAGCATATTTCAAGCTGCTAATCCTTATGGACTCAAATTTAGCAGCTTGGAGCCTATTACTGATGATGATACAATTTCTAAACTTCGGAACGCGAATATTAATTTTTATGCACTGCTTAATGAGACTGGTCTTGATGGTGTTAAAGCTTTTAAAGAAGGGGTCACACTTGAAGGTGCTCCAATTGATGAAATTTTCACTTATCATTATATCAAATATGAACTTACATCACAGCTTATTAGAGTATGGAATTTTAATAACAGACAAAATAGTAAATTATCAGAATTGCAACTCTCAGGTAAGCGAGACAATGCTTACAGTTCGGCTGTTGAGTGTATGCTTAAACGTTTCATTGATAGGGGTGTAATTGTTGCGTACTCTAATCTTAAAATCCAAATATCACCAACACAAGCTCTAAAGCTTTTCTTATCAGTAGAGATTACTTATAACTACTCTATGAACGCAGTTCTTCTAAACATTACAGCACAAGATATACAAAATTACTTAAATAGCTTAAAGGAGACTTAA
- a CDS encoding DUF764 family protein — MILSTKDIHKSLISYFKNFKERTSKLALNLDLINTYNHPYMSKYTLECANIIAIKFENMDDLTLGSRAGAFYKNVNEFVLNFQIFILSQVISSKERDAYYTMFQIYSLLSDFIYENTHKVTLQSEDERYLTELNFYIYPTTNMQNSGLVKIDSNYSNAAYCCNQAFKASVQVIEQLIKEEK; from the coding sequence GTGATATTAAGTACAAAAGACATACATAAAAGCTTAATCTCGTATTTTAAAAATTTTAAAGAACGTACTTCTAAATTAGCTCTAAATTTAGATTTAATCAATACATACAATCATCCATACATGTCTAAATACACTCTTGAGTGTGCAAACATTATTGCAATTAAATTTGAAAATATGGATGACTTAACATTAGGCTCAAGAGCTGGTGCATTTTATAAGAATGTGAATGAGTTTGTCCTGAATTTTCAAATATTCATCTTAAGTCAGGTTATAAGCTCTAAAGAGAGAGATGCTTATTACACAATGTTTCAAATCTATAGTCTACTTAGTGATTTTATTTATGAGAATACTCATAAGGTAACGCTGCAAAGTGAAGATGAGCGGTACTTAACTGAACTTAATTTTTATATTTATCCTACAACAAATATGCAAAATAGTGGACTTGTTAAAATTGATTCTAATTATAGCAATGCTGCATATTGTTGCAATCAAGCTTTTAAAGCTAGTGTGCAAGTAATCGAACAACTAATTAAGGAGGAGAAGTAA
- a CDS encoding DUF1506 family protein encodes MISNVRNGFSRLASRVISYFQNEENFKLHKGNYSKCEELASHEITYDKGKFSKFTGVLFSIKADTLASLPEINLYDVKSLHKLYTTSSLEFELKDRISAQSTFYEILSIDSSIGYLTMILKEVEWK; translated from the coding sequence GTGATTAGTAACGTTAGAAATGGGTTTTCAAGACTAGCATCAAGAGTAATCTCTTACTTTCAAAATGAAGAGAATTTCAAACTTCACAAAGGTAATTACTCTAAGTGTGAGGAGTTAGCTTCTCATGAGATAACTTATGATAAGGGTAAGTTTAGCAAGTTTACAGGAGTACTCTTTAGTATCAAAGCTGACACGCTTGCAAGCTTGCCTGAAATTAATCTTTATGATGTTAAGTCACTTCATAAACTTTATACTACCTCTAGTCTAGAGTTTGAACTTAAAGATAGAATTTCAGCTCAAAGTACATTTTATGAAATTTTAAGTATCGACTCTAGTATTGGCTATCTTACTATGATTTTGAAGGAAGTAGAATGGAAGTAG
- a CDS encoding DUF3890 domain-containing protein produces MSGELQTLHSKVLSLLNLNEDILSFTQFETYTELLEMIIITKSIDARMLSSSSLILLLCYYIGCKLSQAGVIREFGLERIKNEKLNELEISYHPASNEANTNLSFCRQFESLLGALKSQTNMPSCCIGFIK; encoded by the coding sequence ATGTCAGGCGAGCTTCAAACACTTCACAGTAAAGTCTTAAGTTTACTTAACTTAAATGAAGACATATTATCATTTACACAGTTTGAAACTTACACAGAATTACTTGAGATGATAATAATTACTAAAAGCATTGATGCTCGTATGCTTAGCTCCTCAAGTCTGATATTACTGCTTTGTTACTATATAGGCTGCAAGCTAAGTCAAGCAGGAGTAATACGTGAATTTGGCCTTGAGAGGATTAAAAATGAAAAGCTAAATGAGCTTGAAATTTCATATCATCCTGCTAGTAATGAGGCTAATACTAATTTAAGTTTTTGTAGACAGTTTGAATCGCTACTTGGTGCTCTAAAAAGCCAAACAAACATGCCCTCTTGTTGTATAGGATTTATAAAGTGA